One window of the Phoenix dactylifera cultivar Barhee BC4 unplaced genomic scaffold, palm_55x_up_171113_PBpolish2nd_filt_p 000475F, whole genome shotgun sequence genome contains the following:
- the LOC120106139 gene encoding cucumber peeling cupredoxin-like — protein sequence MGSGKGGKVSWSVAALMVALVAASLALETAAATHVVGGSTGWIIPPNSSFYSDWASTQTFAVGDTLVFNFQTGSHTVDKVTKSGYDDCSTSNLIGSAITTSPASVPLTTAGDHYFICGIPGHCSASQKLSVTVASSPTGASPPTSAAGPSPPGTDGSSAATSLLSGFRTAATFSLATALVFAASFFLL from the exons atggGGAGCGGGAAGGGAGGAAAGGTGTCATGGTCGGTTGCTGCCCTGATGGTTGCACTTGTGGCAGCAAGCCTTGCTCTGGAGACAGCAGCCGCAACACATGTGGTGGGGGGCTCAACCGGATGGATCATCCCTCCCAACTCAAGCTTTTACTCTGATTGGGCCTCCACACAAACCTTTGCGGTTGGTGACACCCTTG TGTTCAATTTTCAGACCGGATCGCACACTGTCGACAAAGTAACAAAGTCAGGCTACGATGATTGCTCAACTTCCAACCTGATCGGCTCCGCCATAACCACAAGCCCGGCCTCAGTTCCTCTCACTACCGCCGGCGACCACTACTTCATTTGTGGAATCCCTGGCCACTGCTCCGCCAGCCAGAAGTTGTCTGTCACTGTTGCCTCCTCCCCAACAGGCGCTTCCCCTCCCACATCAGCTGCTGGTCCCTCGCCACCAGGCACCGATGGAAGCAGTGCAGCCACATCACTTCTTTCTGGTTTCAGGACCGCCGCAACCTTCTCCTTGGCAACTGCACTCGTGTTTGCTGCCTCCTTTTTCCTCCTCTAG